The following proteins come from a genomic window of Corallococcus sp. NCRR:
- a CDS encoding single-stranded DNA-binding protein gives MAGGVNKVILIGNLGADPEVRFTPGGQAVANFRIATSESWNDKNGQKQERTEWHRIVVWGKLAELCGEYLKKGRQCFVEGRLQTREWMDKENKKNYTTEVVATSVTFLGGRDAGEGYSGGNGGGRRQQQGGNGGYGQGRDDYGQPPPPMDDGGGMGGNHGGADDDIPF, from the coding sequence ATGGCTGGAGGCGTGAACAAGGTCATTCTCATCGGCAACCTCGGGGCGGACCCCGAAGTGCGCTTCACCCCGGGCGGTCAGGCCGTGGCGAACTTCCGCATCGCGACGAGCGAGAGCTGGAACGACAAGAACGGCCAGAAGCAGGAGCGCACCGAGTGGCACCGCATCGTCGTCTGGGGAAAGCTCGCGGAGCTGTGCGGCGAGTACCTCAAGAAGGGACGGCAGTGCTTCGTCGAAGGCCGTCTGCAGACGCGCGAGTGGATGGATAAGGAGAACAAGAAGAACTACACCACCGAGGTCGTCGCCACCTCCGTCACCTTCCTCGGCGGCCGTGACGCCGGTGAGGGCTACAGCGGCGGCAATGGCGGTGGGCGCCGGCAGCAGCAGGGCGGCAACGGCGGCTACGGTCAGGGGCGTGACGACTACGGTCAGCCGCCGCCTCCCATGGATGACGGTGGCGGCATGGGCGGCAACCACGGCGGCGCGGACGACGACATCCCGTTCTAA
- a CDS encoding succinate dehydrogenase encodes MSTQATAEAITDRTPFLKSRLGSFLAVVPLSIWVINHLWDNLSAFYGATAWEKSVTEYANPFAQAFTFIIVMLPLLIHTAWGLLRIFTMKPNNLAYNNYGNLKYIVQRVAGLGVLAFLGAHIWLAFLQPRLMEGHAEPFADIAREMHYHGPTLMVYLLGTLGTSYHLANGLQTFGMGWGILASDRSMRRFEPISILVFLVLLAMSWGAIYALYTAGGAYSPAGLDVG; translated from the coding sequence ATGAGCACCCAAGCCACCGCCGAAGCCATCACCGACCGGACGCCCTTCTTGAAGTCGCGGCTGGGGTCGTTCCTCGCCGTGGTGCCCCTGAGCATCTGGGTCATCAACCATCTGTGGGACAACCTGTCCGCCTTCTACGGCGCGACGGCCTGGGAAAAGTCGGTGACGGAGTACGCGAACCCGTTCGCCCAGGCGTTCACGTTCATCATCGTCATGCTGCCGCTGCTCATCCACACGGCGTGGGGGCTGTTGCGCATCTTCACGATGAAGCCCAACAACCTCGCCTACAACAACTACGGCAACCTCAAGTACATCGTGCAGCGCGTGGCGGGCCTGGGCGTGCTCGCGTTCCTGGGCGCCCACATCTGGCTGGCCTTCCTGCAGCCGCGCCTGATGGAGGGTCACGCGGAGCCCTTCGCGGACATCGCGCGGGAGATGCACTACCACGGCCCCACGCTGATGGTTTACCTGCTGGGCACGCTGGGCACCTCGTACCACCTGGCCAACGGCCTGCAGACCTTCGGCATGGGCTGGGGCATCCTCGCGAGCGACCGCTCCATGCGCCGCTTCGAGCCCATCTCCATCCTCGTCTTCCTCGTCCTGCTGGCCATGTCCTGGGGCGCCATCTACGCGCTCTACACCGCGGGCGGGGCGTACAGCCCGGCGGGCCTGGACGTCGGCTGA
- a CDS encoding Hsp33 family molecular chaperone HslO, protein MPDELVSGLLKASDLRLVLATTGDLSRQARATHQSMPASAALLSQGLTAAALMGSLRKGTDSRINLQLECDGPLRGLFVDGDANGVVRGYVKNTLVEYTGSEGRYHWRPVLGNQGFLSVLRDQGGGEYYRSSVELEHFDLVADLERYFHQSDQVPSHLMVAQVPGLVDGQEDALATVVGLLVQPLPDGDRDAFKALGTRLRAQFQTAVQAHAQDGAATLLRSLVPEADLEIMSRYPLRFTCSCSRDRVKLALLAMGREELKDLLEKEGQAEATCQFCTTRYVIPGAEIQQMLTEGSA, encoded by the coding sequence ATGCCTGATGAGCTTGTCAGTGGATTGTTGAAGGCGTCGGACCTGCGCCTGGTGCTGGCCACCACCGGAGACCTGTCCCGCCAGGCCCGCGCCACGCACCAGAGCATGCCGGCCTCCGCCGCGCTCCTGTCCCAGGGCCTCACCGCCGCCGCCCTCATGGGGTCGCTGCGCAAGGGCACGGACTCCCGGATCAACCTGCAACTGGAGTGCGACGGCCCCCTGCGCGGCCTCTTCGTGGACGGCGACGCGAACGGCGTCGTGCGCGGCTACGTGAAGAACACCCTGGTGGAGTACACCGGCTCGGAGGGGCGCTATCACTGGCGCCCGGTGCTGGGGAACCAGGGCTTCCTGTCCGTGCTGCGCGACCAGGGCGGCGGCGAGTACTACCGCTCGTCCGTGGAGCTGGAGCACTTCGACCTGGTGGCGGACCTGGAGCGCTACTTCCACCAGTCGGATCAGGTGCCCTCGCACCTGATGGTGGCCCAGGTGCCCGGCCTGGTGGACGGCCAGGAGGATGCGCTCGCCACGGTGGTGGGCCTGCTCGTGCAGCCCCTGCCCGACGGGGACCGGGACGCCTTCAAGGCGCTGGGCACCCGGCTCCGGGCGCAGTTCCAGACGGCCGTGCAGGCGCACGCACAGGACGGGGCGGCGACACTCCTGCGCTCACTGGTGCCGGAGGCGGACCTGGAGATCATGTCGCGCTATCCCCTGCGCTTCACCTGCTCGTGCAGCCGGGACCGCGTGAAGCTCGCGCTGCTCGCCATGGGCCGCGAGGAGCTGAAGGACCTGCTGGAGAAGGAAGGCCAGGCGGAGGCCACCTGCCAGTTCTGCACGACGCGCTATGTCATCCCCGGCGCGGAGATCCAGCAGATGCTCACCGAGGGCAGCGCCTGA
- a CDS encoding phosphoribosyltransferase, whose amino-acid sequence MAIKRAAPPKSQDQRNPSPKSSVPSAAQKDGAEKLVSIPNDMVLAPQVEAPRQPTGRDQSRHKSTGVVELSWAEFDRKVQQLARTIRQAWEPQAVVGVAHGGVYVGGALAGALGCKFYPVRISRRSRDKAERTPERGQPQVSEEMSPELKGCRVLIVDDIASSGDTLGLATALAKKVGAKEIRTACLIARPEGFTPDHVGLSTDALFVFPWDYQPVMGDAHPDDDPDKAGA is encoded by the coding sequence GTGGCCATCAAGCGGGCAGCGCCGCCGAAGTCCCAGGACCAGCGCAACCCTTCCCCGAAGTCTTCCGTGCCCTCCGCCGCCCAGAAGGACGGGGCGGAGAAGCTCGTCTCCATTCCCAATGACATGGTGCTGGCGCCCCAGGTGGAGGCCCCGCGCCAACCCACCGGCCGCGACCAGTCCCGGCACAAGTCCACCGGCGTGGTGGAGCTGTCGTGGGCGGAGTTCGACCGGAAGGTGCAGCAACTGGCGCGCACCATCCGTCAGGCGTGGGAGCCGCAGGCGGTGGTGGGCGTGGCCCACGGCGGCGTGTACGTGGGCGGAGCGCTCGCGGGCGCGCTCGGCTGCAAGTTCTACCCCGTGCGCATCAGCCGCCGCAGCCGCGACAAGGCCGAGCGCACCCCGGAGCGGGGCCAGCCGCAGGTGAGCGAGGAGATGTCGCCGGAGCTCAAGGGCTGCCGCGTGCTCATCGTGGACGACATCGCCTCCAGCGGGGACACGCTGGGGCTGGCCACGGCGCTCGCGAAGAAGGTGGGCGCGAAGGAGATCCGCACCGCGTGCCTCATCGCGCGGCCGGAGGGCTTCACGCCGGACCACGTGGGGCTGTCCACGGACGCGCTCTTCGTCTTCCCGTGGGACTACCAGCCGGTGATGGGCGACGCCCACCCCGACGACGACCCGGACAAGGCCGGGGCCTAG
- the selB gene encoding selenocysteine-specific translation elongation factor produces MIIGTAGHIDHGKTSLVKALTGTDTDRLPEEKRRGITLELGFAHLPLPDGQVAGVVDVPGHERFVKAMAAGAGGVDLAVLVVAADEGVMPQTREHLDICRLLGVKAGVVALTKADLLEGLGDDWRALVEADLAALTAGTFLETAPVVPVSARTGQGLEALKAALAHAGASMSRRPAEGPVFLPVDRAFTIKGFGTVVTGTLLSGALAVDDAVALIPSGAGARPGPFRVRGVQVHGQPVARVEAGQRAAVNVADAQTEDVHRGMVLTRAGELPETSMLDVELTLLPAAEAPLPRRRKLLLHLGTAQVEATVALLDLDSLSPGETGLAQLRLESPVGALVGQRFILRGSRALPGRGATVAGGRVLSITPPRRRKGASSVVRPLLEADAAGQVAWLLRQAGYAGLTQTELFGRSGLSPRVLARTLELSGAKGQVLLVDRDRRLYVAQDVFEGLRQRSLALLAAFHEREPMREGLSREELRQRLSAQLDVRLFQRVVQALVDSGGVEAEKDLVRLKGRGRTLTLGDEAARTRLSAELSAAGLAPPTVTELSRKLGLAPAKLQELLKVLVASGTGVRVSEELCFDAGALEDLRGRLVTYLKEQREISTQAFKELVGQSRKFSIPLSEYFDREKVTLRVGDKRVLRRG; encoded by the coding sequence ATGATCATCGGGACGGCGGGGCACATCGACCACGGCAAGACGTCCCTCGTGAAGGCGCTGACGGGCACCGACACCGACCGGCTCCCAGAGGAGAAGCGGCGGGGCATCACCCTGGAGCTGGGCTTCGCGCACCTGCCGCTGCCGGACGGGCAGGTGGCGGGCGTGGTGGACGTGCCCGGCCATGAGCGCTTCGTGAAGGCCATGGCCGCGGGCGCGGGCGGCGTGGACCTGGCCGTGCTGGTGGTCGCGGCGGACGAGGGCGTCATGCCCCAGACGCGCGAGCACCTGGACATCTGCCGGCTGCTCGGCGTGAAGGCGGGCGTCGTCGCGCTCACCAAGGCGGACCTGCTGGAGGGCCTGGGCGACGACTGGCGCGCGCTGGTGGAGGCGGACCTCGCCGCGCTCACCGCCGGCACCTTCCTGGAGACCGCGCCCGTGGTGCCGGTGTCCGCGCGCACGGGGCAGGGCCTGGAGGCGCTGAAGGCGGCGCTCGCCCACGCGGGCGCCTCAATGTCACGGCGCCCCGCGGAGGGCCCCGTGTTCCTCCCGGTGGACCGGGCCTTCACCATCAAGGGCTTCGGCACGGTGGTGACGGGCACGCTGTTGTCCGGCGCGCTGGCGGTGGATGACGCGGTGGCGCTGATTCCCTCGGGGGCCGGCGCGCGTCCGGGCCCCTTTCGCGTCCGCGGCGTGCAGGTGCACGGCCAGCCGGTGGCGCGCGTGGAGGCGGGGCAGCGCGCGGCGGTGAACGTGGCGGACGCGCAGACGGAGGACGTGCACCGGGGCATGGTGCTCACGCGCGCGGGCGAGCTGCCGGAGACGTCCATGCTGGACGTGGAGCTGACGCTGCTGCCCGCCGCGGAGGCCCCGCTGCCCAGGCGGCGCAAGCTGCTCTTGCACCTGGGCACCGCGCAGGTGGAGGCCACGGTGGCGCTCCTGGACCTGGACTCGCTTTCGCCAGGGGAGACGGGGCTCGCGCAGCTGCGGCTGGAGTCTCCGGTGGGCGCGCTCGTGGGCCAGCGCTTCATCCTGCGCGGCTCGCGCGCGCTGCCGGGCCGGGGCGCCACGGTGGCCGGGGGGCGCGTGCTCTCCATCACGCCGCCGCGCCGGCGCAAGGGGGCGTCCTCGGTGGTGCGGCCGCTGCTGGAGGCGGACGCGGCCGGGCAGGTGGCGTGGCTCCTGCGGCAGGCGGGCTACGCGGGGCTCACGCAGACGGAGCTGTTCGGCCGCTCGGGGCTTTCGCCCAGGGTGCTCGCGCGCACGCTGGAGCTTTCGGGCGCCAAGGGGCAGGTGCTGCTGGTGGACCGCGACCGGCGGCTCTACGTGGCGCAGGACGTGTTCGAGGGCCTGCGCCAGCGCTCGCTCGCGCTGCTTGCCGCGTTCCACGAACGCGAACCCATGCGTGAAGGCCTGTCCCGCGAGGAGCTCCGTCAGCGGCTCTCCGCCCAGTTGGACGTGCGCCTGTTCCAGCGCGTGGTGCAGGCGCTGGTGGACTCCGGCGGCGTGGAGGCGGAGAAGGACCTGGTGCGCCTCAAGGGCCGGGGCCGTACGCTCACGCTGGGCGACGAGGCCGCGCGCACGCGCCTGTCCGCGGAGCTGTCCGCGGCGGGGCTCGCGCCGCCCACCGTCACGGAGCTGTCGCGGAAGCTGGGGCTTGCGCCCGCGAAGCTGCAGGAGCTGTTGAAGGTGCTAGTGGCCTCGGGCACCGGCGTGCGGGTGAGCGAGGAGCTGTGCTTCGACGCGGGCGCGCTGGAGGACCTGCGCGGGCGGCTGGTGACGTACCTGAAGGAGCAGAGGGAGATTTCCACGCAGGCCTTCAAGGAGCTGGTGGGCCAGAGCCGCAAGTTCAGCATCCCCCTGTCGGAGTACTTCGACCGGGAGAAGGTGACGCTGCGGGTGGGGGACAAACGGGTGCTGCGTCGCGGATGA
- a CDS encoding ATP-binding protein produces the protein MSSKTYNEQELRALVDAFTQPVLVVEGEGRVCVANAAYARLLGLPVAQVEGRSFLDFVQPEDRSRMADRFHRVATGAPLDGRPQLYKIFSVHGTTGELYVQANPLRLDTGRFALLLSCMVMAERPRELAVAERLVDTSAGLVSARSEEGVRRVALAGLEAAGFRARILRWDGTRWVARDGVSLPADTHLALEALSDGRPVFGGADQAQPTHAYLPVGGPRSEVLWVAGPWVAPRHGSVLTLFAKVVGAALADAHLQADGARSRWEVESVAEMARFVAQPVPPPPETFLARVAELLQARAVALHVVPGPGQAPRLSAQVGLEEGSDADAVRATGVLLAASLREDGGVLSSEAQGRALETLSQGRLGSGTAARLTRGGESVGVVQALRAKERPFDERDARLLSTLAELLVTLLEQRRLRAESARQLTETRLLLDLARTTSGVLETASILDVASDFLVHLLDVSNCFILLYDEQAKVLRGAAASATHRDLFRTVVVPLDSDDLAARVALERKPIAVEDLTSASASVSAVLIDRLGEKALLGLPLTSREELIGVVLVDDVRGPRPFGPELIELAEATCGQLALSIANARLYESLWASYAELAATRAEMVKRERFAALGELSAIVAHEVRNPLGVIFNAVATLRRIMNPGGDTAMLLDIVAEESDRLNRMVADLLDFTRPRNPVLQPEDLLRVLQDAFDAARAQAPTERPVSLSIEVEPGLAAVPMDRRQIRQALFNVAVNAIQSMPQGGEVRVRARRDTHGGREQLRIDVMDGGPGIPAELLHRVFEPFFTTKAQGTGLGLAVVKRILEEHRGEIAVESAAGRGTTFTFWLPLTQPQSLS, from the coding sequence ATGAGCTCCAAGACCTACAACGAGCAGGAACTGCGTGCCCTGGTGGATGCCTTCACCCAGCCCGTGCTGGTGGTGGAGGGCGAGGGGCGCGTCTGCGTGGCCAACGCCGCGTACGCGCGGCTGCTGGGCCTGCCCGTGGCGCAGGTGGAGGGCCGCTCCTTCCTGGACTTCGTCCAGCCGGAGGACCGCAGCCGGATGGCGGACCGCTTCCACCGGGTGGCCACCGGCGCGCCGCTGGACGGGCGTCCCCAGCTCTACAAGATATTCAGCGTCCACGGGACGACGGGCGAGCTCTACGTCCAGGCCAACCCCCTGCGCCTGGACACCGGGCGCTTCGCGCTGCTGCTCAGCTGCATGGTGATGGCGGAGCGCCCCCGGGAGCTGGCGGTGGCGGAGCGGCTGGTGGACACGTCCGCGGGGCTGGTGTCCGCGCGCTCGGAGGAGGGCGTGCGGCGCGTGGCGCTGGCGGGCCTGGAGGCCGCGGGCTTCCGGGCGCGCATCCTGCGCTGGGACGGCACCCGGTGGGTGGCGCGCGACGGCGTCTCCCTGCCGGCGGACACGCACCTGGCGCTGGAGGCGCTGTCGGACGGGCGGCCGGTCTTCGGCGGCGCGGACCAGGCGCAGCCCACGCACGCGTACCTGCCGGTGGGCGGGCCGCGGTCGGAGGTGCTCTGGGTCGCGGGCCCGTGGGTGGCGCCGCGGCACGGCTCGGTGCTGACGCTGTTCGCGAAGGTGGTGGGCGCGGCGCTCGCGGACGCCCACCTCCAGGCGGACGGCGCGCGCAGCCGCTGGGAGGTGGAGTCGGTGGCGGAGATGGCGCGCTTCGTGGCGCAGCCCGTGCCTCCGCCGCCGGAGACGTTCCTCGCGCGCGTGGCGGAGCTGCTCCAGGCCCGCGCGGTGGCGCTGCACGTCGTCCCCGGGCCGGGGCAGGCCCCCCGCCTCTCCGCCCAGGTGGGGTTGGAGGAGGGGAGTGACGCGGACGCCGTGCGCGCCACCGGCGTGCTGCTGGCCGCGTCGCTGAGGGAGGACGGGGGCGTGCTGTCGTCAGAGGCGCAGGGGCGCGCGCTGGAGACGCTGTCCCAGGGCCGCCTGGGCAGCGGCACGGCGGCGCGGCTCACCCGCGGCGGTGAGAGCGTGGGCGTGGTGCAGGCGCTGCGCGCGAAGGAGCGCCCGTTCGATGAACGCGACGCGCGGCTGCTGTCCACGCTCGCGGAGCTGCTGGTGACGCTCCTGGAGCAGCGCCGCCTGCGCGCCGAGTCCGCGCGCCAGCTCACGGAGACGCGCCTCCTGCTGGACCTGGCGCGCACCACCTCCGGCGTGCTGGAGACCGCGAGCATCCTGGACGTCGCGTCCGACTTCCTGGTGCACCTTCTGGACGTGTCCAACTGCTTCATCCTGCTCTACGACGAACAGGCCAAGGTGCTGCGCGGCGCGGCGGCGTCCGCGACCCACCGCGACCTGTTCCGCACGGTGGTGGTGCCGCTCGACAGCGACGACCTGGCCGCGCGCGTGGCGCTGGAGCGCAAGCCCATCGCGGTGGAGGACCTGACGTCCGCGAGCGCTTCGGTGAGCGCGGTGCTCATCGACCGGCTGGGGGAGAAGGCGCTGCTGGGCCTGCCGCTCACCTCGCGCGAGGAGCTCATCGGCGTGGTGCTGGTGGACGACGTGCGCGGCCCGCGCCCCTTCGGCCCGGAGCTGATTGAGCTGGCGGAGGCGACGTGCGGCCAACTGGCGCTGTCCATCGCCAACGCGCGCCTCTACGAGTCGCTGTGGGCCAGCTACGCGGAGCTGGCCGCCACCCGCGCGGAGATGGTGAAGCGCGAGCGCTTCGCCGCGCTGGGCGAGCTGTCCGCCATCGTCGCCCACGAGGTGAGAAACCCCCTGGGCGTCATCTTCAACGCGGTGGCCACGCTCCGGCGCATCATGAACCCCGGGGGGGACACGGCCATGCTGCTGGACATCGTCGCGGAGGAGAGCGACCGCCTCAACCGGATGGTGGCGGACCTGCTGGACTTCACCCGCCCGCGCAACCCGGTGCTCCAGCCGGAGGACCTGCTGCGCGTGCTCCAGGACGCCTTCGATGCCGCGCGGGCTCAGGCCCCCACGGAGCGCCCGGTGTCCCTCTCCATCGAGGTGGAGCCCGGCCTGGCCGCGGTGCCCATGGACCGGCGGCAGATCCGCCAGGCCCTGTTCAACGTGGCCGTCAACGCCATCCAGTCCATGCCCCAGGGCGGCGAGGTCCGGGTGCGCGCGCGCCGGGACACGCATGGCGGCCGCGAGCAGCTGCGCATCGACGTGATGGACGGGGGGCCGGGCATCCCGGCGGAGCTGCTCCACCGCGTCTTCGAACCCTTCTTCACCACCAAGGCCCAGGGCACCGGCCTGGGGCTGGCGGTGGTGAAGCGCATCCTGGAGGAGCACCGCGGCGAAATCGCCGTGGAGAGCGCCGCCGGACGCGGAACCACCTTCACCTTCTGGCTGCCGCTCACGCAGCCCCAGTCCCTCTCATGA